The following proteins are encoded in a genomic region of Arachis stenosperma cultivar V10309 chromosome 4, arast.V10309.gnm1.PFL2, whole genome shotgun sequence:
- the LOC130973481 gene encoding protein BUD31 homolog 2-like isoform X2, translated as MDDTENDPHDGKRKCETLWPIFKIAYQKSRYIFDLYHQRKEISRELYEFCLDQGYADRNLIAKWKKPGYERLCCLRCMQTRDHNFATACVCRVPKQLREEKVIECVHCGCKGCASGD; from the exons ATGGATGATA CTGAGAATGACCCCCATGATGGCAAAAGAAAGTGCGAGACGTTATGGCCTATATTCAAGATTGCATACCAGAAGAGCCGCTACATATTTGACCTTTACCATCAGAGGAAGGAAATTTCTAGAGAGTTGTATGAGTTTTGCTTGGATCAAGGATATGCTGACCGCAATCTTATTGCAAAATGGAAGAAG CCTGGTTATGAACGATTGTGTTGCTTGAGATGCATGCAGACgcgtgatcacaatttcgccacTGCATGTGTTTGCAGAGTACCAAAACAACTCAGGGAGGAGAAGGTTATAGAGTGTGTTCATTGTGGTTGCAAGGGTTGTGCTAGTGGGGACTGA
- the LOC130973481 gene encoding protein BUD31 homolog 2-like isoform X1, which yields MPKVKTNRVKYPEGWELIEPTLSELQVKMREAENDPHDGKRKCETLWPIFKIAYQKSRYIFDLYHQRKEISRELYEFCLDQGYADRNLIAKWKKPGYERLCCLRCMQTRDHNFATACVCRVPKQLREEKVIECVHCGCKGCASGD from the exons ATGCCAAAAGTGAAGACCAATCGTGTTAAGTACCCTGAGGGCTGGGAACTCATTGAACCTACACTCTCTGAACTTCAAGTAAAGATGAGGGAAG CTGAGAATGACCCCCATGATGGCAAAAGAAAGTGCGAGACGTTATGGCCTATATTCAAGATTGCATACCAGAAGAGCCGCTACATATTTGACCTTTACCATCAGAGGAAGGAAATTTCTAGAGAGTTGTATGAGTTTTGCTTGGATCAAGGATATGCTGACCGCAATCTTATTGCAAAATGGAAGAAG CCTGGTTATGAACGATTGTGTTGCTTGAGATGCATGCAGACgcgtgatcacaatttcgccacTGCATGTGTTTGCAGAGTACCAAAACAACTCAGGGAGGAGAAGGTTATAGAGTGTGTTCATTGTGGTTGCAAGGGTTGTGCTAGTGGGGACTGA
- the LOC130973474 gene encoding MACPF domain-containing protein At1g14780-like, with the protein MEEVTALGCLGKGFDLTSDFRLKFAKGGVNGGRRLVVIDEENTRDIVVPGGPSGNNTIIPHVSQDIRCDKGDRIRFKSDVLQFNQMSELLNQKSAIQGKIPSGYFNALFDLTGDWYRDAEDIKYLAFDGYFISLYYLHLTPSHLILQDEVKKAVPAQWDPAALSRFIQTYGTHIIIGMAVGGQDVICVKQKHSSKISPSDLRRYLEELGDFMFSDLRSPSLLERQTTIHAKQKVPEVFSRVMQSNSVQFTSISESSSKDGLTIICSKRGGDMFKHSHSNWLQTVPSNPEAILFKFVPISSLLTGIPGSGYLSHAINSYLRYKPYPEDLQYFLEFQIPTQWAPMFYELPLRHQRRKTSSPSLQFSFMGPKLHISSAQVLSEQKPVVGLRLYLEGRKCDRLALHIQHLSSLPNTMILSSGGSITSKSSMWRGSDDNENSDEFLEPIRWKGFANVCTSVVKHDPEWLNESSSNGVYIVTGAQLISKGSWPRNVLHLRLLYTHIPNCSIRKSEWAAVPEASRKSSFLTNLSTTFSFTQQQSVSGHQKQAPTALNSGVYPDGPPVPTRSAKMLKFVDTSEVVRGPHDVPGHWLVTAAKLVTEGGKIGLQVKFALLDY; encoded by the exons ATGGAGGAGGTTACAGCGTTGGGGTGTCTGGGCAAAGGCTTCGATCTCACGAGCGATTTTCGGCTCAAGTTCGCGAAGGGCGGCGTTAATGGAGGGAGGAGGTTGGTGGTTATTGACGAAGAGAACACGAGGGATATTGTGGTGCCTGGAGGACCTTCTGGTAATAACACTATTATTCCTCATGTTTCTCAAGATATACGCTGTGATAAAGGAGACAGGATTCGATTTAAGTCTGATGTTCTTCAATTCAATCAg ATGTCTGAGTTGCTTAACCAGAAATCAGCAATACAGGGGAAAATTCCCTCTGGCTATTTTAATGCTCTTTTCGACTTAACTGGCGATTGGTATCGTGATGCCGAAGATATCAAATATCTTGCTTTTGATGGTTATTTCATTTCTCTGTACTATTTGCACCTAACTCCTTCACACCTCATACTTCAAGATGAAGTAAAGAAAGCTGTTCCGGCTCAATGGGATCCTGCAGCATTGTCCAG GTTCATTCAGACATATGGTACACACATAATAATAGGTATGGCTGTTGGAGGCCAAGATGTAATTTGTGTCAAACAAAAACACTCTTCAAAGATTTCTCCTAGTGATCTCAGAAGATATCTAGAGGAACTTGGAGACTTTATGTTTTCGGATTTAAGAAGCCCTTCACTACTCGAGAGGCAGACAACAATACATGCAAAGCAAAAG GTCCCTGAAGTCTTTAGTCGCGTGATGCAATCAAACTCAGTACAGTTCACCAGTATTTCGGAATCATCAAGCAAGGAT GGCCTCACTATTATTTGCTCAAAAAGAGGAGGTGATATGTTCAAGCATAGTCACTCAAATTGGCTTCAGACAGTGCCATCAAATCCTGAAGCAATTCTCTTCAAGTTTGTTCCTATTTCATCACTTCTCACAGGAATTCCTGGAAGTGGCTATCTGAGCCATGCCATCAATTCGTACTTGCGCT ATAAGCCTTATCCTGAAGATTTACAATATTTCTTGGAATTTCAAATTCCAACACAATGGGCACCAATGTTTTATGAGCTACCTCTGAGGCATCAACGGAGAAAGACTTCTTCGCCTTCGCTGCAGTTCAGTTTCATGGGTCCCAAGCTTCATATCAGCTCTGCACAG GTATTGAGTGAACAAAAACCTGTGGTTGGTCTTCGCTTGTATTTAGAGGGAAGAAAATGTGACAGACTAGCATTACACATACAGCACCTTTCCAGCCTCCCAAACACAATGATCCTCTCTTCCGGCGGCTCAATCACAAGCAAATCGTCGATGTGGCGAGGATCGGATGACAATGAAAACAGCGACGAATTCCTAGAGCCAATAAGATGGAAGGGTTTTGCTAACGTGTGCACCTCAGTAGTCAAACATGACCCTGAATGGTTGAACGAATCAAGTAGTAATGGTGTCTACATTGTAACCGGTGCTCAACTCATTAGCAAAGGGAGTTGGCCAAGAAATGTGCTTCATTTGCGCCTCCTATACACTCACATACCAAATTGCAGCATCAGGAAGTCCGAATGGGCCGCCGTTCCAGAAGCTTCTAGAAAATCATCATTCCTAACAAATCTTAGCACTACATTTTCCTTCACACAACAACAGAGTGTGAGTGGTCACCAGAAGCAAGCTCCAACTGCGCTTAACTCCGGAGTTTATCCGGACGGTCCACCTGTCCCAACTCGCTCCGCCAAAATGCTAAAGTTTGTTGACACCAGTGAGGTCGTGCGAGGTCCGCACGACGTTCCCGGCCATTGGCTGGTAACAGCAGCTAAGCTTGTGACTGAGGGTGGCAAGATTGGATTGCAGGTTAAGTTTGCATTGTTAGACTACTAG
- the LOC130973480 gene encoding oil body-associated protein 1A-like produces MSKNSKSKVPGEPTGSGTSLLETATAAIQAFAPVNKIHQHLCAFHFYSHDMTRQVEAHHFCGHQNEEMRQCLIYDSPEANARLIGLEYIVSENLFMTLPDEEKRLWHSHEYEVKSGLLVTPGIPGPIERRDLESVCKTYGKVYHFWQVDKGDCLPLGVPQLMMAFTRDGQVYKELVQNCGKRLGVDHEKERMNREYMKGPEHGIDPLANGGGKGLKTVLREVHLPKNQPPSSATRVFV; encoded by the exons ATGTCGAAGAACAGCAAGAGTAAGGTACCTGGGGAGCCCACAGGAAGTGGCACTTCCTTGCTTGAGACTGCTACGGCTGCCATCCAAGCCTTTGCTCCGGTCAACAAAATCCATCAACATCTTTGTGC GTTTCACTTCTACTCTCACGACATGACCCGCCAAGTGGAGGCACACCACTTCTGCGGCCACCAGAACGAGGAGATGAGGCAGTGCCTCATCTACGACAGCCCCGAAGCCAATGCTAGACTCATTGGCCTCGAGTACATTGTGTCGGAGAATCTCTTCATGACACTTCCGGACGAGGAAAAGCGCCTTTGGCACTCGCACGAGTACGAGGTCAAGAGCGGTTTACTCGTCACGCCGGGGATCCCCGGCCCTATAGAGCGCCGGGACCTGGAGTCGGTTTGCAAGACTTATGGTAAAGTTTACCATTTTTGGCAAGTTGACAAAGGTGACTGTCTCCCTCTTGGGGTGCCTCAGCTCATGATGGCATTTACTAGAGATGGCCAGGTCTACAAAGAGCTTGTACAAA ATTGCGGCAAGCGTTTGGGCGTGGATCACGAGAAAGAGAGAATGAACAGAGAGTATATGAAAGGACCCGAACATGGAATTGATCCATTGGCCAATGGTGGAGGTAAAGGTCTTAAGACTGTTCTTAGAGAGGTCCATCTCCCAAAGAATCAACCTCCTTCATCTGCCACCAGGGTCTTTGTTTGA
- the LOC130973475 gene encoding uncharacterized protein LOC130973475 isoform X2 has product MHIFTPTLASNSFLSVTPSSQPDLLYCTTTTYYRYPFSFPKCPHKLTAKTPWEWHHNCNNTSRICVSGNSTQIDQNPDGGLLHQRPTLLEPPLQDDDDIRQARRSSDWKVAKEHKENGVIHNGRIEGFNAGGLLVRFYSIVGFLPFPQLSPIHSSKEPQKPIQDIAKGLHGSIISVKVHYSDEDKRKLIFSEKEASWSKYSGQVKVGDIFEARVGSVEDYGAFVHLRFPDGLYHLTGLVHISEVSWDLVQDVRDILKEGDQVRVKVIGVDREKSRITLSIKQLEEDPLLETLDKVIPQDGIADPDSSSDSESGTIEPLPGLEAILEELKQEDGIDEARISRQGFEKRVVSQDLQLWLSNAPPVNQRFTLLARAGRQVQEVHLTTSLDQEGIKKALQRVLERVP; this is encoded by the exons ATGCATATCTTCACTCCAACGCTTGCCTCAAACTCTTTCCTCTCAGTCACACCTTCTTCACAACCAGACCTCCTCTACTGCACCACTACCACTTATTATCGTTATCCTTTTAGTTTCCCAAAATGCCCCCACAAATTAACTGCAAAGACGCCTTGGGAGTGGCACCATAACTGTAATAACACAAGTAGAATATGCGTCTCTGGAAATAGTACCCAGATTGACCAAAACCCAGATGGCGGACTCCTTCATCAACGCCCTACTCTTTTGGAACCGCCGCTACAAGATGACGATGACATTCGTCAGGCCCgg AGATCGTCAGATTGGAAGGTTGCAAAGGAGCACAAAGAGAATGGAGTGATCCACAATGGTAGGATTGAAGGCTTTAATGCCGGAGGCCTCCTTGTTCGCTTTTATTCTATTGTCGGCTTTCTCCCATTCCCACAGCTCAGCCCAATCCATTCCTCCAAAG AACCACAGAAACCTATCCAAGATATTGCTAAAGGTTTGCATGGTTCAATCATATCAGTGAAGGTacattatt CAGATGAAGATAAAAGGAAATTGATCTTCTCTGAGAAAGAAGCTTCTTGGTCCAAATATTCAGGGCAGGTCAAAGTAGGGGACATTTTCGAAGCAAGAGTTGGCTCGGTCGAGGACTACGGTGCATTCGTTCATTTGCGCTTCCCGGATG GTCTTTATCACCTTACCGGATTAGTACACATCTCAGAAGTATCATGGGATCTAGTTCAAGATGTAAGAGACATCTTAAAAGAAGGTGATCAAGTGAGGGTCAAAGTTATTGGTGTTGATAG AGAAAAATCAAGGATTACACTGTCAATTAAACAGTTAGAAGAAGATCCACTTCTAGAAACTCTGGACAAAGTAATACCACAG GATGGTATAGCTGATCCTGATTCTTCTAGTGATAGTGAAAGTGGTACTATTGAGCCTCTTCCGGGGCTTGAAGCAATCCTTGAAGAGCTCAAACAGGAGGATGG AATTGATGAAGCAAGAATAAGCCGTCAAGGATTTGAAAAACGGGTTGTCTCACAAGACTTGCAACTTTGGCTCTCTAAT GCACCTCCAGTAAATCAAAGATTTACCCTCCTTGCTAGGGCGGGAAGACAG GTTCAGGAGGTACATTTGACAACGTCACTAGATCAGGAAGGTATCAAAAAGGCCTTACAACGAGTATTAGAACGTGTCCCCTAA
- the LOC130973475 gene encoding uncharacterized protein LOC130973475 isoform X1 encodes MHIFTPTLASNSFLSVTPSSQPDLLYCTTTTYYRYPFSFPKCPHKLTAKTPWEWHHNCNNTSRICVSGNSTQIDQNPDGGLLHQRPTLLEPPLQDDDDIRQARRSSDWKVAKEHKENGVIHNGRIEGFNAGGLLVRFYSIVGFLPFPQLSPIHSSKEPQKPIQDIAKGLHGSIISVKVILADEDKRKLIFSEKEASWSKYSGQVKVGDIFEARVGSVEDYGAFVHLRFPDGLYHLTGLVHISEVSWDLVQDVRDILKEGDQVRVKVIGVDREKSRITLSIKQLEEDPLLETLDKVIPQDGIADPDSSSDSESGTIEPLPGLEAILEELKQEDGIDEARISRQGFEKRVVSQDLQLWLSNAPPVNQRFTLLARAGRQVQEVHLTTSLDQEGIKKALQRVLERVP; translated from the exons ATGCATATCTTCACTCCAACGCTTGCCTCAAACTCTTTCCTCTCAGTCACACCTTCTTCACAACCAGACCTCCTCTACTGCACCACTACCACTTATTATCGTTATCCTTTTAGTTTCCCAAAATGCCCCCACAAATTAACTGCAAAGACGCCTTGGGAGTGGCACCATAACTGTAATAACACAAGTAGAATATGCGTCTCTGGAAATAGTACCCAGATTGACCAAAACCCAGATGGCGGACTCCTTCATCAACGCCCTACTCTTTTGGAACCGCCGCTACAAGATGACGATGACATTCGTCAGGCCCgg AGATCGTCAGATTGGAAGGTTGCAAAGGAGCACAAAGAGAATGGAGTGATCCACAATGGTAGGATTGAAGGCTTTAATGCCGGAGGCCTCCTTGTTCGCTTTTATTCTATTGTCGGCTTTCTCCCATTCCCACAGCTCAGCCCAATCCATTCCTCCAAAG AACCACAGAAACCTATCCAAGATATTGCTAAAGGTTTGCATGGTTCAATCATATCAGTGAAG GTCATTCTAGCAGATGAAGATAAAAGGAAATTGATCTTCTCTGAGAAAGAAGCTTCTTGGTCCAAATATTCAGGGCAG GTCAAAGTAGGGGACATTTTCGAAGCAAGAGTTGGCTCGGTCGAGGACTACGGTGCATTCGTTCATTTGCGCTTCCCGGATG GTCTTTATCACCTTACCGGATTAGTACACATCTCAGAAGTATCATGGGATCTAGTTCAAGATGTAAGAGACATCTTAAAAGAAGGTGATCAAGTGAGGGTCAAAGTTATTGGTGTTGATAG AGAAAAATCAAGGATTACACTGTCAATTAAACAGTTAGAAGAAGATCCACTTCTAGAAACTCTGGACAAAGTAATACCACAG GATGGTATAGCTGATCCTGATTCTTCTAGTGATAGTGAAAGTGGTACTATTGAGCCTCTTCCGGGGCTTGAAGCAATCCTTGAAGAGCTCAAACAGGAGGATGG AATTGATGAAGCAAGAATAAGCCGTCAAGGATTTGAAAAACGGGTTGTCTCACAAGACTTGCAACTTTGGCTCTCTAAT GCACCTCCAGTAAATCAAAGATTTACCCTCCTTGCTAGGGCGGGAAGACAG GTTCAGGAGGTACATTTGACAACGTCACTAGATCAGGAAGGTATCAAAAAGGCCTTACAACGAGTATTAGAACGTGTCCCCTAA